The Danio rerio strain Tuebingen ecotype United States chromosome 10, GRCz12tu, whole genome shotgun sequence genome contains a region encoding:
- the or80a6 gene encoding odorant receptor 106-11 encodes MANETFVKNVDSFIITGFDHLQNQKLLGSLILITYILILLGNGINLFIISTDRHLHKPMYILICNLAVVDVMYSSTCSTTMISVLLAEIKTVSFYSCISRTYFYHVGGFTECMALTLMAIDRLIAIRLPLRYHSIVTNSRVFLLIFLTWLAGFAVIGYVISVSDNVPYCQPIIKYVFCEYASMIRAACVDPEPYFFISAMLNMWLLCGQFPFILCTYAVLAYSVTKLANNSNKKQLINTCLSHIIVLSSFYAPKLVSTLLTRIGVVLTLTERNAILITASLVPPLINPTVYCIRTKEIRKRLSNVFLHRKTVPNP; translated from the coding sequence ATGGCGAATGAAACTTTTGTGAAAAATGTTGACAGCTTTATAATTACTGGATTTGATCACCTGCAGAACCAAAAGCTCCTTGGATCGCTCATCTTGATAACCTACATACTCATACTGCTTGGGAATGGCATCAATCTGTTTATCATCTCGACTGACAGACATTTACACAAACCAATGTACATATTAATCTGTAATCTAGCCGTTGTTGATGTAATGTACTCCTCGACCTGCAGCACAACCATGATCTCAGTGCTGCTGGCTGAGATTAAAACTGTTTCATTCTACTCTTGCATCTCCAGGACATACTTCTATCATGTTGGTGGTTTCACAGAGTGCATGGCTCTGACATTAATGGCAATAGACAGACTTATTGCTATTAGGCTTCCATTAAGATACCACAGCATTGTCACAAATTCACGAGTCTTTCTGCTTATTTTTCTGACCTGGCTCGCTGGTTTTGCTGTTATAGGTTACGTAATATCAGTTTCGGACAATGTCCCATACTGTCAGCCAATCATCAAATATGTGTTTTGTGAGTATGCTTCCATGATCAGAGCTGCTTGTGTTGATCCTGAgccatatttttttatatctgcGATGTTAAATATGTGGCTATTGTGTGGACAGTTCCCTTTTATATTGTGCACATATGCTGTTCTGGCATATAGTGTGACTAAACTGGCCAACAATTCAAACAAAAAGCAATTGATCAACACTTGCTTGAGTCATATAATTGTTCTCTCCAGTTTTTATGCTCCAAAGCTTGTCTCTACCTTACTCACTCGAATAGGAGTTGTGTTGACTTTAACAGAGCGAAATGCAATTCTGATTACAGCTTCTCTTGTTCCACCTTTAATAAACCCCACTGTTTATTGCATAAGGACTAAAGAAATCAGGAAACGATTATCAAATGTATTTTTGCATAGGAAAACAGTACCAAATCCTTAA
- the or80a10 gene encoding odorant receptor 106-10 has protein sequence MANETFVKNVDSFIITGFDHLQNQKLLGSLILISYMFILLGNGINLCIISTDRHLHKPMYILICNLAVVDIMYSSTCSTTMISVLLAEIKTVSYYSCISRTYFFNLGDLTECMALTLMAIDRLIAINLPLRYHSFVTNSRILWLIFLTWIFSFAVIGFLTYVADTLPYCQPIIKYVFCSYSSLVRAACVDPEPYFAISTVYSMVTLCGLFPFILCTYAVLAYSVTKLANSSRKQMINTCLSHIIVLFSFYLPKIVYILLTRIGLVLTLTERNAVLIVSCFVSLLVNPTVYCIRTKGIRKRITDIFLYTQKITK, from the coding sequence ATGGCAAATGAAACTTTTGTGAAAAATGTTGACAGCTTTATAATTACTGGATTTGATCACCTGCAGAACCAAAAGCTTCTTGGATCGCTCATCTTGATATCCTACATGTTCATATTACTTGGGAATGGCATCAATCTGTGTATCATCTCGACTGACAGACATTTACACAAACCAATGTACATATTAATCTGTAATCTAGCTGTTGTTGACATAATGTACTCCTCGACCTGCAGCACAACCATGATCTCAGTGCTGCTGGCTGAGATTAAAACGGTTTCATACTACTCTTGCATCTCCAGGACATATTTCTTTAATCTTGGAGATTTAACAGAGTGCATGGCTCTGACATTAATGGCAATAGACAGACTTATTGCGATTAATCTTCCTTTAAGGTATCACAGCTTTGTAACAAACTCACGAATATTATGGCTTATTTTTCTCACCTGGATCTTCAGTTTTGCTGTAATAGGTTTTTTGACATATGTGGCAGACACTCTTCCATACTGTCAGCCTATCATCAAATACGTGTTCTGTAGTTATTCTTCTCTGGTCAGAGCTGCCTGTGTTGATCCTGAACCCTATTTTGCCATTTCTACAGTATATAGTATGGTGACATTGTGTGGACTTTTCCCTTTTATTCTGTGCACGTATGCTGTTCTAGCATATAGTGTGACTAAACTGGCCAACTCAAGCAGAAAGCAAATGATCAACACTTGCTTGAGTCATATAATTGTCCTGTTCAGTTTTTATCTACCTAAGATCGTCTATATTTTACTAACTAGAATAGGACTTGTGTTGACTTTAACAGAGCGAAATGCTGTTTTGATTGTATCCTGCTTTGTTTCTCTTTTAGTAAACCCCACTGTTTATTGCATCAGGACTAAAGGAATCAGAAAAAGAATAACAGATATATTCTTGTACACACAAAAAATAACCAAGTAA